One genomic window of Solanum dulcamara chromosome 10, daSolDulc1.2, whole genome shotgun sequence includes the following:
- the LOC129871046 gene encoding uncharacterized protein LOC129871046 → MEVDPNKEFDLVENIVSLVSENHLLSTKVDKLEVTHRVELAVKEREIEHGKQLLKELDNQWKNREDLLRMVKEELAERQANELLRKVDKLEATHRVLKELDSRWKNREDLLHTVKDELEERQANELLRKVDKLEATHKVELEAKEREIEQGKQMLKELDGRWKSQKDLLYMVKDELAKRQVNELLRKVNKLKASHRIELEAKEREIRGLKRHLEKPGNWWKSREDLFCIMNDELAERKVNELQRKVDKLEATHKIELEAKERKIEHGKQMLKKLDNWWKNREDLLHMVKEELAERQVNEFLSKIDKLEVTHRVELEAKEREIEHGKQMLEELDNRWKTREDLLRMVKDELAERQANELLRKVEKLEATRRVELEAKGRKIEHGKHMLKELDGQWKSQKELLCMVGDELAERQVNELLRKVDKLKATHRIELEENEREIRGVKRHLEDLDSWWKSREDLFCMTNDELAERQVDELLRKVDKLEETHKIKLEAKEMEIRGLKRHLEKLDNWWKSQTNLLCMAKDELAERRINELLTKFSKLENSQKLIDENEQVGGSSDVNANN, encoded by the exons ATGGAGGTTGATCCAAACAAAGAGTTTGATTTGGTCGAGAACATAGTCTCATTGGTGAGCGAAAATCATTTGCTATCGACGAAAGTTGACAAGTTAGAAGTAACTCATAGAGTTGAATTAGCAGTGAaggaaagggaaattgagcatGGAAAGCAGTTGCTTAAGGAACTAGACAACCAGTGGAAAAACCGTGAAGATTTGCTTCGTATGGTGAAGGAAGAGTTGGCAGAGAGGCAAGCTAATGAATTGCTAAGGAAAGTTGACAAATTAGAAGCAACTCataga gTGCTTAAGGAACTAGATAGCCGGTGGAAAAACCGTGAGGATTTGCTTCATACGGTGAAGGACGAGTTAGAGGAGAGGCAAGCTAATGAATTGCTAAGGAAAGTCGACAAATTAGAAGCAACtcataaagttgaattagaagcaaaggaaagggaaattgagcagGGGAAGCAGATGCTTAAGGAACTAGACGGCCGGTGGAAAAGCCAAAAGGATTTGCTTTATATGGTGAAGGACGAGTTGGCAAAGAGGCAAGTTAATGAATTGCTAAGGAAAGTTAACAAGTTAAAAGCGAGTCATAGAATTGAATTAGAAGCAAAGGAAAGAGAAATTAGGGGCCTAAAGCGGCATCTTGAGAAACCAGGCAACTGGTGGAAAAGCCGTGAGGATTTGTTTTGTATAATGAATGATGAGTTGGCAGAGAGGAAAGTTAATGAATTGCAAAGGAAAGTTGATAAGTTAGAAGCGACTCACAAAATTGAATTAGAAGCtaaggaaaggaaaattgagcatGGAAAGCAGATGCTTAAGAAACTAGACAACTGGTGGAAAAATCGTGAGGATTTGCTTCATATGGTGAAGGAAGAATTGGCGGAGAGGCAAGTTAATGAATTTCTCAGTAAAATTGACAAGTTAGAAGTAACTCatagagttgaattagaagCGAAGGAAAGGGAAATCGAGCATGGAAAGCAAATGCTTGAGGAACTAGACAATCGGTGGAAAACCCGTGAGGATTTGCTTAGAATGGTGAAGGACGAGTTGGCAGAGAGGCAAGCTAATGAATTGCTAAGGAAAGTTGAAAAATTAGAAGCAACTCGTAGAGTTGAATTAGAAGCAAAGGGAAGGAAAATTGAGCATGGAAAGCATATGCTTAAGGAACTAGACGGCCAGTGGAAAAGCCAAAAGGAGTTGCTTTGTATGGTgggggatgagttggctgagAGGCAAGTTAATGAATTGTTAAGGAAAGTTGACAAGTTAAAAGCGACTCATAGAATTGAATTAGAAGAAAATGAAAGAGAAATTAGGGGTGTAAAACGGCATCTTGAGGATTTAGATAGCTGGTGGAAAAGCCGTGAAGATTTATTTTGTATGACGAATGATGAGTTGGCGGAGAGGCAAGTTGATGAATTGCTAAGGAAAGTTGATAAGTTAGAAGAGACTCACAAAATTAAATTAGAAGCGAAGGAAATGGAAATTAGGGGCCTAAAGCGGCACCTTGAGAAACTAGACAACTGGTGGAAAAGCCAAACGAATTTGCTTTGTATGGCGAAGGACGAGTTGGCAGAGAGGCGTATCAATGAATTGCTAACTAAATTTTCCAAATTGGAGAATTCTCAAAAGCTTATTGATGAGAATGAACAAGTTGGTGGGTCTTCTGATGTAAACGCAAATAATTGA